Proteins encoded within one genomic window of Conchiformibius steedae:
- a CDS encoding sigma-70 family RNA polymerase sigma factor, producing the protein MEQFQALLAAVRPEVLRFARVQLRDEDLAEDMVQEALVAAMDKHRQFRSDSGLKTWVLAILKNKISDHFRSLKNMVSLDEWQEDNHAIEQNFDACFDERGHWLAAAAPQAWDAEPETFTDQQEFRRALENCLRGLPEDTARIFYLREIMGMEVEEICADFAISRENCYVILHRARNGLRACLQHRWFDWHQESGKAYVEL; encoded by the coding sequence ATGGAACAGTTCCAAGCCCTGTTGGCGGCGGTGCGCCCCGAAGTCTTGCGTTTTGCCCGCGTGCAGTTGCGCGATGAAGACCTTGCCGAAGACATGGTACAGGAAGCCCTAGTCGCCGCAATGGACAAACACCGTCAGTTCCGCAGCGATTCGGGATTAAAAACATGGGTGCTGGCAATTTTAAAAAACAAAATCAGCGACCATTTCCGCAGCCTGAAAAATATGGTTAGTTTGGACGAATGGCAGGAAGACAATCACGCCATCGAGCAAAATTTTGATGCCTGTTTTGACGAACGCGGACATTGGCTGGCAGCGGCTGCACCGCAGGCTTGGGATGCCGAACCCGAAACCTTTACCGACCAGCAGGAATTTCGCCGCGCTTTAGAAAACTGTTTGCGCGGATTGCCCGAAGACACCGCACGGATTTTTTATCTGCGCGAAATCATGGGCATGGAAGTTGAGGAAATTTGTGCGGATTTTGCCATCAGCCGCGAAAACTGTTATGTGATTTTGCACCGCGCCCGCAACGGACTGCGGGCGTGTTTGCAACACCGTTGGTTTGATTGGCATCAGGAATCAGGAAAGGCGTATGTTGAATTGTAA
- a CDS encoding alanine/glycine:cation symporter family protein: MQELINTLNGLIWSKPLIYLCLGAGLFFSVLTRFMQVRHFGEMLRLLAKPNTAQQGISSFQALAVALSGRVGTGNIAGVAAAIGFGGPGAVFWMWVVAFLGASTAYVESTLAQIYKERDQNDPNEYRGGPAYYFEKFFGGAAGKAYGILLAVSLIVSCGLFLPGVQANGVANAVTTIFGEGDMVNTMFGEVGGNKLVAVLVILVVLGMIIFGGIKRIANVTQIVVPFMALGYIIMSVLIIAMNAHQLPGIVSLIISDAFTAQAGFGAAIGWGVKRGVYSNEAGQGTGPHAAAAAEVEHPAQQGMVQAFSVYVDTLFVCSATAFMILITGQYNVQNEAGQFVVQNLPTDTVISSPAFTQLAVASMFGGFGKVFVGIAIFFFAFTTILAYYYIAETNVAYLTRSFKTTGSLFVVKVVIMMAVAYGAVGGAGYVWDIGDIGVGLTAWLNIVGIIVIFFMAKPTLTALKDYEEQQKAGVKHFTFDPQKLGIKGALFWEERLRQQKNPTEDKAS; encoded by the coding sequence ATGCAAGAACTCATCAATACCCTAAACGGGTTAATTTGGAGCAAACCTTTGATTTACCTGTGTTTGGGTGCGGGTTTGTTTTTCTCGGTGCTGACGCGCTTTATGCAGGTGCGCCATTTTGGCGAAATGCTGCGTCTGCTTGCCAAACCCAATACTGCCCAACAGGGCATCAGTTCGTTTCAGGCTTTGGCGGTGGCACTGTCGGGGCGTGTGGGAACAGGTAATATTGCGGGGGTGGCGGCTGCCATCGGTTTTGGCGGACCAGGTGCGGTGTTTTGGATGTGGGTGGTGGCGTTTTTGGGCGCGAGTACCGCTTATGTGGAATCCACGCTGGCGCAAATCTATAAAGAACGCGACCAAAATGACCCCAACGAATACCGTGGCGGTCCGGCTTATTATTTTGAAAAATTCTTTGGCGGTGCGGCGGGTAAGGCTTACGGTATCTTGCTGGCGGTGTCGCTGATTGTATCGTGCGGATTGTTTTTACCGGGGGTACAGGCAAACGGTGTTGCCAATGCCGTTACCACCATTTTCGGTGAAGGCGATATGGTTAATACCATGTTTGGCGAAGTGGGCGGCAACAAACTGGTTGCGGTGCTGGTGATTTTGGTGGTGCTGGGCATGATTATTTTCGGCGGTATCAAGCGCATTGCCAATGTTACCCAAATTGTCGTGCCGTTTATGGCATTGGGCTATATTATTATGTCGGTACTGATTATCGCCATGAACGCCCATCAGCTTCCCGGTATTGTCAGCCTGATTATCAGTGATGCCTTTACCGCGCAAGCGGGTTTTGGCGCGGCGATTGGCTGGGGTGTGAAGCGCGGTGTGTATTCTAACGAAGCAGGACAAGGCACAGGTCCGCACGCTGCCGCTGCCGCCGAAGTGGAACATCCCGCGCAACAAGGCATGGTACAGGCGTTTTCTGTGTATGTGGACACCTTATTTGTGTGTTCTGCCACCGCGTTTATGATTTTGATTACGGGGCAATACAATGTGCAAAACGAAGCAGGGCAGTTTGTGGTGCAAAACCTGCCGACTGATACCGTTATCAGCAGTCCTGCGTTTACCCAATTGGCGGTTGCCAGCATGTTTGGCGGATTTGGTAAAGTATTTGTGGGGATTGCGATTTTCTTCTTTGCCTTTACCACTATTTTGGCTTACTACTACATCGCCGAAACCAATGTGGCTTACCTGACCCGTTCGTTTAAAACCACTGGCAGTTTGTTTGTGGTTAAAGTGGTGATTATGATGGCGGTTGCCTATGGTGCAGTAGGTGGCGCAGGCTATGTGTGGGACATCGGCGACATCGGCGTGGGCTTGACCGCGTGGCTGAATATTGTCGGCATTATTGTGATTTTCTTTATGGCAAAACCCACTTTAACGGCGCTGAAAGACTATGAAGAGCAGCAAAAAGCAGGGGTAAAACATTTTACGTTTGACCCGCAAAAGCTGGGGATTAAAGGCGCGTTGTTTTGGGAAGAGCGTTTGCGCCAGCAGAAAAATCCTACTGAAGACAAAGCTTCCTGA
- a CDS encoding DUF692 domain-containing protein: protein MNALQGAGLGYKRSMADDFLALDREVSPIQFIEASPENWLKMGGAARKKFDAVAERFPIACHGLSLSLGGQDPLQIDFVRQIKEFMRQYRIGFFSEHLSYCSHHGHVYDLLPLPFTEESVRHTAARIRMVQDILEQQISVENTSYYAHSPLAEMDEVGFLNAVAREADCGIHLDVNNVYVNAVNHGIVQPRDYIDRVDLPRVNYMHMAGHDEEHETLLIDTHGQAVCDAVWDLFAYTCQRIPHPVPVLLERDSNFPPFAELEAEVGRIAAIQRQTEEAPYV, encoded by the coding sequence ATGAACGCTTTACAAGGTGCAGGTTTGGGATACAAACGCAGTATGGCAGATGATTTTCTGGCATTAGACCGCGAAGTTTCGCCCATTCAATTTATTGAAGCTTCGCCTGAAAACTGGTTGAAAATGGGTGGCGCGGCACGCAAAAAATTTGATGCGGTGGCAGAACGTTTCCCCATTGCCTGCCACGGCTTATCGCTGTCTTTGGGCGGACAAGACCCTTTGCAAATAGATTTTGTCCGCCAAATCAAAGAATTTATGCGTCAATACCGCATCGGCTTTTTTTCTGAACATTTAAGCTATTGTAGCCATCACGGGCATGTGTACGACCTGCTGCCGCTGCCATTTACCGAAGAATCGGTGCGCCACACCGCTGCGCGTATCCGCATGGTGCAGGATATTTTAGAACAGCAGATTTCGGTTGAAAATACATCGTATTACGCCCACAGCCCTTTGGCGGAAATGGACGAAGTGGGTTTTTTAAACGCCGTGGCGCGGGAAGCGGATTGTGGGATTCATTTGGATGTCAATAATGTGTATGTTAATGCCGTGAATCACGGCATTGTGCAGCCGCGCGATTATATTGACCGCGTGGATTTGCCGCGTGTGAACTATATGCACATGGCAGGACACGATGAAGAACACGAAACCCTATTGATTGACACCCACGGACAAGCCGTGTGCGATGCGGTGTGGGACTTATTTGCCTATACCTGCCAACGCATTCCCCACCCTGTGCCCGTATTATTGGAACGCGACAGCAATTTTCCGCCGTTTGCCGAGCTGGAAGCCGAAGTAGGGCGCATTGCTGCGATTCAAAGGCAAACCGAGGAAGCACCTTATGTCTGA
- a CDS encoding zf-HC2 domain-containing protein — protein MLNCKEACKLLSQGQDRELTRGERWQLRLHLPFCPSCRRYHAQLSFIRKQVGQWQRESENNQHEVENRLP, from the coding sequence ATGTTGAATTGTAAAGAAGCCTGCAAGCTGTTGTCGCAAGGGCAGGACAGGGAATTGACACGCGGGGAACGCTGGCAATTGCGCCTGCATCTGCCGTTTTGCCCGAGCTGCCGCCGTTATCACGCGCAATTGTCGTTTATCCGCAAGCAGGTGGGGCAGTGGCAGCGTGAGTCGGAAAATAATCAGCATGAAGTTGAAAACCGGTTACCGTGA
- a CDS encoding ATP-dependent Clp protease adaptor ClpS: MTFSQTDSTALRGKLAPPKRCGVFLINDDYTPMDFVVDVLSGIFLLPHNQAVAVMLTIHHQGKALCGTYSRDIAETKQQQVLQLAAEAGYPLLCTIEELS, from the coding sequence ATGACCTTTTCCCAAACCGACAGCACCGCCCTGCGCGGTAAACTCGCCCCACCCAAACGCTGCGGTGTTTTTCTAATTAATGACGACTATACCCCCATGGATTTTGTGGTGGACGTGTTAAGCGGTATTTTTCTGCTGCCGCACAACCAAGCCGTTGCCGTCATGCTGACTATCCACCATCAGGGCAAGGCATTGTGCGGCACTTACAGCCGCGATATTGCCGAAACCAAACAACAACAGGTGCTGCAATTGGCAGCCGAAGCAGGTTATCCGCTGCTGTGCACCATTGAGGAATTATCATGA
- a CDS encoding electron transfer flavoprotein-ubiquinone oxidoreductase, translated as MDSSQKRDTMQYDTVIVGAGPAGLAAAIRLKQLAHSTGRDISVCVLEKGSEVGAHIVSGAVMDPVALNELLPDWRERGAPLDCEVQQDDFWLLSKERAWRLPIPPSLHNQGNYIVSLGLVCRWLAEQAEALGVEIYAGFAAAEVLYHDNGAVKGVATGDMGLDKNGKPSANYQAGMELHARQTLFAEGARGSLSKQVIARFALDRDSCPPTYGLGIKEIWEVPAEQCTAGRVIHSIGWPLDSRTYGGGFIYHGKDNRIAIGLIVGLDYHNPYLSPFEEMQRLKTHPEIQKMLAGGRRIAYGARAISEGGLQSLPQLSFDGGVLVGDAAGFLNVPRIKGSHTAIKSGMLAAEAVFEVLQTESDSPRRAATYEQRFAESWLYRELHTARNIRPAFRWGLYGGSAYAALEQYLFKGRTPWTLRHRHSDARSLNKAAAASPIAYPAPDNVLTFNRSDSVFLTHTAHDENQPVHLILENPLLATEINAREYASPETRYCPAGVYEIIEQNGKPQLHINAANCIHCKTCDIKDPTGNIRWQCPEGGSGPNYGAM; from the coding sequence ATGGATTCATCTCAAAAACGCGACACTATGCAATACGATACGGTGATTGTGGGCGCAGGACCGGCAGGTTTGGCAGCTGCCATCCGCTTAAAACAGCTCGCCCACAGCACGGGACGCGACATCAGCGTGTGCGTTTTGGAAAAAGGCAGCGAGGTGGGGGCGCATATTGTGTCGGGCGCGGTGATGGACCCTGTGGCGTTAAACGAGCTGTTACCCGATTGGCGCGAACGCGGTGCGCCTTTGGATTGCGAAGTTCAACAAGATGATTTTTGGCTGTTAAGCAAAGAGCGGGCGTGGCGTTTGCCGATTCCGCCCAGTTTGCACAATCAGGGCAATTATATTGTCAGCTTGGGGCTGGTGTGCCGCTGGTTGGCGGAACAGGCAGAAGCTTTGGGCGTGGAAATTTATGCGGGCTTTGCGGCGGCGGAAGTGCTGTATCACGACAACGGCGCGGTAAAAGGCGTGGCAACGGGCGATATGGGCTTGGACAAAAACGGCAAACCGTCTGCCAACTACCAAGCGGGCATGGAACTGCACGCCCGTCAAACCCTGTTTGCCGAAGGTGCGCGCGGTTCGTTAAGCAAACAAGTCATTGCCCGTTTCGCGCTGGACCGCGACAGCTGTCCGCCCACTTACGGCTTGGGCATTAAGGAAATTTGGGAAGTGCCCGCCGAGCAATGCACCGCAGGACGGGTAATTCACAGCATCGGTTGGCCTTTGGACAGCCGCACTTACGGCGGCGGTTTTATTTATCACGGCAAAGATAACCGCATCGCCATCGGGCTGATTGTGGGACTGGATTATCACAATCCGTATTTGTCGCCATTTGAAGAAATGCAGCGTTTGAAAACCCACCCCGAAATCCAAAAAATGCTGGCGGGCGGACGGCGCATTGCCTATGGTGCGCGTGCTATCAGCGAAGGTGGTTTGCAAAGCCTGCCGCAGTTGAGTTTTGACGGCGGCGTATTGGTGGGCGATGCAGCGGGATTTTTAAACGTGCCGCGCATCAAAGGCTCTCATACCGCGATTAAATCGGGTATGCTTGCCGCAGAAGCCGTGTTTGAAGTGTTGCAAACCGAATCCGACAGCCCCCGCCGTGCCGCAACTTACGAACAACGTTTTGCCGAAAGCTGGCTCTACCGCGAACTGCACACCGCCCGCAATATCCGTCCCGCCTTCCGCTGGGGATTATACGGCGGCAGCGCCTATGCCGCTTTAGAACAATACCTGTTTAAAGGGCGCACCCCGTGGACACTGCGCCACCGCCACAGCGATGCCCGCAGCCTAAACAAAGCCGCCGCAGCTTCGCCCATTGCCTACCCTGCCCCCGACAACGTACTCACCTTTAACCGCAGCGACAGCGTATTTTTAACCCATACCGCCCACGACGAAAACCAACCTGTTCACCTGATATTGGAAAACCCCCTGCTGGCAACGGAAATCAACGCCCGCGAATACGCTTCCCCTGAAACCCGTTATTGTCCCGCAGGCGTGTACGAAATCATTGAACAAAACGGCAAGCCGCAACTGCACATCAACGCCGCCAACTGCATTCACTGCAAAACCTGCGACATCAAAGACCCCACGGGCAATATCCGTTGGCAATGTCCCGAAGGCGGCAGCGGACCCAATTACGGCGCAATGTAA
- a CDS encoding DoxX family protein has protein sequence MMNPRLCCPKRLRCLKHFSEGIGKDVSLLALRLFVAYEFAEAGLEKWRGQNWFADIQQSFPFPFNVLPADFNWALAMGAELLVPLLLVLGLFGRAGALVLAVLTAVAWAAVHGGNGYNVCNNGYKMALVYLLMLLPLLLQGMGRWSLDYVLFGRKAADAAVTHETN, from the coding sequence ATGATGAATCCACGCCTCTGCTGCCCCAAACGGCTGCGCTGTTTAAAACATTTTTCCGAAGGCATCGGCAAAGATGTGTCGCTGCTGGCACTGCGTTTGTTTGTTGCTTATGAATTTGCGGAAGCAGGTTTGGAAAAATGGCGCGGACAAAACTGGTTTGCCGATATCCAGCAATCGTTTCCGTTTCCGTTTAATGTGTTGCCTGCCGATTTTAATTGGGCGTTGGCAATGGGCGCGGAATTGCTGGTGCCGCTGCTGCTGGTGTTGGGATTGTTCGGTCGTGCTGGTGCTTTGGTGTTGGCTGTGCTGACGGCGGTGGCTTGGGCGGCGGTACACGGCGGCAACGGCTACAATGTTTGCAACAACGGCTACAAAATGGCGCTGGTGTATCTGCTGATGCTGCTGCCTTTGCTGTTGCAAGGCATGGGGCGTTGGTCGCTGGATTATGTTTTATTCGGGCGTAAAGCTGCGGATGCAGCGGTAACGCATGAAACCAATTGA
- a CDS encoding DNA-binding domain-containing protein: MSEAKISSAEFQAMLANYVRDPSQPAPPGMPAERLAVYNRLVRNNIKNFLDLCFSDSQHFADAALWERLQNRFLAEAKPESPFFNDIPAQFLAYAQSKNGADKLPDNVLAMMDFETALLHAETALLPESDGSWQDDTLLRFSPAARLTHYPCDFVSSGLERLDEGETAVLTWRNPHNEVYYRKLENTDLFLLEHFSSQDDSLNSLAAALYELTGNSAEAWLRDAVGAWIKAGVLLPVAD, encoded by the coding sequence ATGTCTGAAGCCAAAATAAGCAGCGCCGAATTTCAAGCCATGCTGGCGAATTATGTGCGCGACCCGTCCCAACCTGCGCCCCCCGGTATGCCTGCCGAGCGTTTGGCGGTTTATAACCGATTGGTTCGCAATAATATTAAAAACTTTTTGGATTTGTGTTTCAGCGACAGCCAGCATTTTGCCGATGCTGCCTTGTGGGAACGTCTGCAAAACCGTTTTTTGGCAGAAGCTAAGCCCGAATCGCCGTTTTTTAACGATATTCCCGCCCAATTTCTTGCCTACGCGCAAAGCAAAAACGGTGCAGACAAACTGCCCGATAATGTGTTGGCGATGATGGATTTTGAAACCGCGCTGTTGCACGCCGAGACCGCCTTGCTTCCCGAATCAGACGGCAGTTGGCAAGATGATACCCTGCTGCGTTTTTCGCCTGCTGCCCGTTTAACGCATTACCCCTGCGATTTTGTCAGCAGCGGTTTGGAACGCTTGGACGAGGGCGAAACCGCCGTATTGACGTGGCGCAATCCGCACAACGAAGTCTATTACCGCAAATTGGAAAATACCGATTTGTTTTTACTGGAACATTTTAGCAGTCAGGACGACAGCTTAAACAGTCTTGCCGCTGCCTTGTACGAATTAACAGGCAATTCTGCCGAAGCATGGCTGCGTGATGCCGTGGGTGCATGGATAAAGGCGGGCGTGCTGCTGCCTGTGGCGGATTAG
- a CDS encoding cold-shock protein, which translates to MATGIVKWFNDAKGFGFITPDEGGEDLFAHFSSINMEGFKTLKEGQKVSFDVTEGPKGKQAANIQKV; encoded by the coding sequence ATGGCAACCGGTATTGTTAAATGGTTTAACGACGCTAAAGGTTTCGGTTTCATCACCCCCGACGAAGGCGGCGAAGATTTGTTCGCTCACTTTTCGTCCATCAATATGGAAGGCTTTAAAACCTTGAAAGAAGGTCAAAAAGTATCCTTTGATGTTACCGAAGGTCCTAAAGGCAAACAAGCGGCAAACATCCAAAAGGTATAA
- the earP gene encoding elongation factor P maturation arginine rhamnosyltransferase EarP, producing MKIKCWLFCTVIDNFGDIGVSWRLARELTQRLGWSVYLWVDNAAALRAIVPSLPEILPLHHDGVYLRHWQEGQYADLSHVPPPDLAIEAFACRLPESVQKIIIDNNAVCLNWEYLSAEDWALRTHLMKSLQANHLQKYFWQMGFVPESGGLLREENYAMRQRTFDHADEFALRRRLGLPDRSSDSTDIFVFSYKTPLLPIWWRTLMQSGRNVRWWLAGEQSADSLRQNGALPDNCYILPFVPQADFDEVLWSADILLVRGEDSFVRAQLAGKPMLWHTYPQAEAAHLTKSDAFWRQTYYPAASLPGKLQSAHHVLSNELNGGRRLNDTVRTQALITLLDWQGHWRQSAQQWQAFLHGQSDAVSRLAQWYAAQQPARYRLTG from the coding sequence ATGAAAATCAAATGTTGGCTTTTTTGTACCGTAATCGATAATTTTGGCGATATTGGCGTGTCGTGGCGTTTAGCTCGGGAGCTGACGCAGCGTTTGGGCTGGAGCGTGTATTTGTGGGTGGACAATGCGGCGGCATTGCGGGCAATTGTGCCGTCTTTGCCCGAAATTCTGCCTTTGCATCACGATGGTGTGTATTTACGCCATTGGCAGGAAGGGCAGTATGCCGATTTAAGCCATGTGCCGCCGCCCGATTTGGCGATTGAAGCCTTTGCCTGCCGTTTACCCGAAAGCGTACAAAAAATCATTATTGACAACAACGCCGTGTGCCTGAATTGGGAATACTTGAGCGCGGAAGATTGGGCTTTACGCACGCATTTGATGAAATCTTTACAAGCCAATCATTTGCAAAAGTATTTTTGGCAGATGGGTTTTGTACCCGAGAGCGGGGGGTTGTTGCGCGAAGAAAACTATGCCATGCGCCAACGCACGTTTGACCACGCCGATGAATTTGCCTTGCGCCGCCGTTTGGGTTTGCCTGACCGCAGTTCCGACAGCACCGATATTTTTGTGTTCAGTTACAAAACACCTTTATTGCCCATTTGGTGGCGTACGCTGATGCAAAGCGGACGCAATGTGCGTTGGTGGTTGGCAGGCGAACAATCAGCCGACAGTTTGCGCCAAAACGGGGCATTGCCTGACAACTGCTATATATTGCCGTTTGTGCCGCAGGCAGATTTTGACGAAGTATTGTGGTCGGCAGATATTTTGCTGGTGCGCGGCGAAGACAGCTTTGTACGGGCGCAATTGGCAGGCAAACCGATGTTGTGGCACACTTATCCGCAAGCGGAAGCGGCGCACCTGACCAAATCGGATGCGTTTTGGCGGCAGACGTATTATCCTGCCGCTTCTTTACCGGGCAAGCTGCAATCGGCGCATCATGTGTTGTCTAACGAATTAAACGGCGGTCGCCGCTTAAACGATACGGTACGCACGCAGGCTTTAATCACGCTGCTGGACTGGCAGGGGCATTGGCGGCAGTCGGCGCAGCAGTGGCAGGCGTTTTTGCACGGACAAAGCGATGCGGTGTCGCGT
- the hutC gene encoding histidine utilization repressor: MNNIPQALYQKVKQHLLAHIQNGTWPVHHRLPSEHELTAQFGVSRMTVNRALRELAAEGRLVRLQGVGTFVAPPKAQSALFEVRSIAEEIARRGGKHHCRVLSVQALATDAATAEALNLPAGAHAYRSMIVHFENHVPIQYEDRWVNPAAVPDYLAQDFHHITPHDYLTAVTPFSEGEHIIEAVLPPKHIAAALAMARGEPCLVVERRTWSGKLAVTQVRLWFAAGRYRLQGRFSAD; this comes from the coding sequence ATGAACAATATCCCCCAAGCGCTTTATCAGAAAGTCAAACAACACCTGCTCGCCCATATTCAAAACGGTACTTGGCCCGTACACCACCGTTTGCCGTCCGAACACGAACTGACGGCGCAATTCGGCGTGTCGCGCATGACGGTAAACCGTGCTTTGCGCGAACTGGCTGCCGAAGGCAGGTTGGTGCGTTTGCAGGGTGTCGGCACTTTTGTTGCCCCGCCCAAAGCCCAATCGGCACTGTTTGAAGTACGCAGCATTGCCGAAGAAATCGCCCGCCGTGGCGGAAAACACCATTGTCGGGTGCTGTCGGTGCAGGCACTCGCCACCGATGCCGCCACCGCCGAAGCACTCAACTTGCCCGCCGGCGCACACGCCTACCGCAGCATGATTGTGCATTTTGAAAACCATGTACCGATTCAGTATGAAGACCGTTGGGTCAATCCTGCTGCCGTTCCCGATTATTTGGCGCAGGATTTTCATCACATTACCCCGCACGATTATCTGACTGCGGTTACCCCGTTTAGCGAAGGCGAACACATTATTGAAGCGGTGTTACCGCCCAAACACATTGCCGCTGCGCTGGCTATGGCACGTGGCGAACCGTGTTTGGTGGTAGAACGGCGCACATGGAGCGGCAAGCTGGCAGTAACGCAGGTGCGTTTGTGGTTTGCCGCAGGGCGCTACCGCCTGCAGGGACGTTTTTCTGCCGATTAA
- a CDS encoding DUF7606 domain-containing protein: MMKALKIFSAIALSAGLIASASAATSPINANKITKRANVSYTCQGGKHLTVSYGFNAAGVPVTATARVNGQNRVMRYDLNHSDNVSSFFKDARGYRLGASNIDSRNYRKASVMVTEPNNRIAFKSCMPRTR, encoded by the coding sequence ATGATGAAAGCCCTGAAAATTTTTTCCGCCATTGCCCTGTCTGCTGGTCTGATTGCTTCTGCTTCTGCCGCTACCAGCCCCATTAACGCCAACAAAATCACCAAACGCGCCAATGTAAGCTACACCTGCCAAGGCGGCAAACACCTGACTGTGAGCTACGGCTTTAACGCTGCGGGCGTACCCGTTACCGCCACTGCCCGTGTAAACGGTCAAAACCGCGTAATGCGCTACGACCTGAACCATTCTGACAACGTCAGCTCTTTCTTTAAAGATGCACGCGGTTACCGTTTGGGCGCAAGCAACATCGACAGCCGCAACTACCGCAAAGCCAGCGTAATGGTTACCGAGCCGAACAACCGCATCGCTTTCAAGAGCTGCATGCCCCGCACCCGTTAA